The following are from one region of the Zonotrichia leucophrys gambelii isolate GWCS_2022_RI chromosome 1A, RI_Zleu_2.0, whole genome shotgun sequence genome:
- the AVPR1A gene encoding vasopressin V1a receptor, protein MRLAGGAGSPRAVPSPGNGSRWRAAEPGGGSSPSPEVWSGSPNGSLGGWDPFGRDEELAKLEIAVLAVTFAVAVVGNGSVLLALRRTPRKASRMHLFIRHLSLADLVVAFFQVLPQLCWEVTHRFHGPDGLCRVVKHLQVFGMFASAYMLVAMTADRYIAVCHPLKTLQQPTKRSYGMIAAAWALSLLLSTPQYFIFSLSEVERGSQVYDCWAHFIMPWGPRAYITWITGGIFIAPVLILIICYGFICYRIWRNVRGKTRPGEAAAAAGGRRAGDEGGPRRGLLLAPCVSNVKTISRAKIRTVKMTFVIVSVYVVCWAPFFTIQMWSVWDQRFPWVDSENTATTVTALLASLNSCCNPWIYMFFSGHLLQDCLQSFPCCQKIKQTLSKEDSNSNSRRQTSFTNNRSPTHSLNTWREMPHSRSSSFIPIPT, encoded by the exons ATGCGCCTCGCCGGCGGCGCCGGCTCCCCGCGGGCCGTGCCCTCACCCGGGAATGGCAGCCGGTGGCGGGCGGCGGAgcccggcggcggcagcagcccCAGTCCCGAGGTGTGGTCGGGGTCGCCGAACGGCAGCCTGGGCGGCTGGGACCCCTTCGGGCGGGACGAGGAGCTGGCGAAGCTGGAGATCGCGGTGCTGGCCGTCACCTTCGCCGTGGCGGTGGTGGGCAACGGCAGCGTGCTGCTGGCGCTGCGGCGCACGCCGCGCAAGGCGTCCCGCATGCACCTCTTCATCCGCCACCTCAGCCTGGCCGACCTGGTGGTGGCCTTCTTCcaggtgctgccccagctctgctgggaggtgaCCCACCGCTTCCACGGCCCCGACGGGCTCTGCCGCGTCGTCAAGCACCTGCAGGTCTTCGGCATGTTCGCCTCGGCGTACATGCTGGTGGCCATGACCGCCGACCGCTACATCGCCGTCTGCCACCCGCTGAAGACGCTGCAGCAGCCCACCAAGCGCTCGTACGGGATGATCGCGGCGGCCTGGGCGCTCAgcctgctgctcagcaccccGCAGTACTTCATCTTCTCCCTCAGCGAAGTGGAGCGCGGCTCGCAGGTCTACGACTGCTGGGCGCACTTCATCATGCCCTGGGGGCCCCGCGCCTACATCACTTGGATCACCGGCGGCATCTTCATCGCGCCTgtcctcatcctcatcatctGCTACGGCTTCATCTGCTACCGCATCTGGCGCAACGTGCGGGGCAAGACGCGCCCGGGGGAggcggcagcagcggctggCGGGCGCCGGGCAGGTGATGAAGGTGGCCCGCGACGGGGGCTGCTGCTCGCCCCTTGTGTCAGCAACGTCAAAACCATCTCCCGCGCCAAGATCCGCACCGTCAAGATGACCTTCGTCATCGTCTCGGTGTACGTCGTTTGCTGGGCGCCCTTCTTCACCATCCAGATGTGGTCCGTGTGGGACCAGCGCTTCCCCTGGGTCG atTCTGAAAACACTGCAACTACTGTTACGGCTCTGCTGGCCAGCCTGAACAGTTGCTGTAACCCGTGGATCTACATGTTCTTCAGTGGGCACCTCCTCCAAGACTGCCTACAGAGCTTCCCTTGCTgccaaaaaataaagcaaacgCTGAGTAAAGAAGATTCAAACAGCAATAGCAGGCGACAGACTTCTTTCACCAACAACAGAAGCCCGACCCACAGCCTAAACACGTGGAGGGAGATGCCCCACTCCAGATCGAGCAGcttcatccccatccccacgTGA